In Caldicellulosiruptor morganii, the following proteins share a genomic window:
- a CDS encoding Rpn family recombination-promoting nuclease/putative transposase codes for MSRKRRLVDEGFKRVLTNSANIKWLLTEIFEVVPFQIGVEDIEVIATESINRQWRARRSDMVYRIKYKDAYICLLLEFQSTKDELIHLRILEYMLLIQKKYMAKNLLPVVIPVVLYTGDQEWTPATSFEQNVIYGEDFKQYVPKFSLVFVDERMIDDEKLLKGANLIAAALYVDKVSSNPEKVAERLEYLSKHVRFSEEQKEEFCEWLYHVVLKGYGFSDEEVDEFLFRSDFLRLGVNEMFLNTAEKIRKGLEKELEKERKQGIQQGIQQGIQQGKEQALLEVAQKMIEEGAEDSFIARVTGLDMERIRELRSKLGK; via the coding sequence ATGAGTAGAAAAAGGCGGCTTGTTGATGAAGGTTTCAAAAGAGTGCTGACAAACAGTGCAAACATCAAGTGGCTTTTGACAGAAATTTTTGAGGTTGTACCATTTCAAATTGGAGTTGAGGACATAGAAGTCATAGCCACAGAGTCTATCAACAGGCAGTGGAGAGCACGCAGGTCAGACATGGTGTACAGAATAAAATACAAGGACGCATATATATGTTTGCTGTTAGAGTTTCAAAGCACGAAAGATGAGCTCATACACCTGAGGATATTAGAATACATGCTGCTAATCCAGAAGAAGTACATGGCAAAAAACCTTCTGCCAGTAGTGATACCTGTAGTGCTGTATACAGGTGACCAGGAATGGACACCAGCAACAAGCTTTGAACAGAACGTGATTTATGGAGAGGATTTTAAACAGTATGTTCCAAAGTTCAGCCTGGTGTTTGTGGATGAGCGTATGATAGACGATGAGAAACTTTTGAAGGGTGCAAATCTGATAGCAGCAGCTTTGTATGTGGATAAGGTATCAAGCAATCCAGAGAAGGTGGCAGAGCGGCTTGAATATTTGAGTAAGCATGTAAGATTTTCAGAGGAGCAAAAGGAAGAGTTTTGCGAGTGGTTATACCACGTGGTATTAAAAGGATACGGATTTTCAGACGAAGAAGTGGACGAGTTTTTGTTCAGGTCTGACTTTCTGAGATTGGGGGTGAATGAGATGTTTCTCAACACAGCTGAGAAGATAAGAAAGGGCTTGGAGAAGGAGTTAGAAAAAGAAAGAAAACAGGGCATTCAACAAGGTATTCAACAAGGTATTCAACAGGGCAAAGAACAAGCACTGCTGGAGGTAGCCCAGAAGATGATAGAGGAAGGAGCAGAGGATAGCTTTATTGCCAGAGTCACAGGACTTGACATGGAAAGGATAAGGGAGCTTCGCAGCAAACTTGGCAAATAG